In a genomic window of Phycodurus eques isolate BA_2022a chromosome 2, UOR_Pequ_1.1, whole genome shotgun sequence:
- the LOC133415666 gene encoding profilin-2-like, whose amino-acid sequence MSWQSYVERLMAEGTCQDAAIVGYGDAKYVWASLSGGTFANITPAEIDVMVAKERASFFIQGLTLGNKKCSVLRDSLHVDGDWTMDFRTKNQDGGPTYNISVARTDKVLVMVMGKASIHGGVLNKQAYVMADYLRRSGY is encoded by the coding sequence ATGTCCTGGCAAAGCTACGTGGAGAGACTGATGGCGGAAGGCACCTGTCAGGACGCGGCCATTGTTGGTTACGGTGACGCCAAATACGTCTGGGCATCATTAAGCGGCGGGACGTTTGCCAACATCACGCCCGCCGAAATTGATGTGATGGTGGCAAAGGAACGTGCCTCTTTCTTCATCCAGGGGCTGACTTTaggcaataaaaaatgttctgtACTCAGAGATAGCCTCCATGTTGATGGTGACTGGACAATGGACTTCCGGACGAAGAACCAAGACGGAGGGCCAACATACAATATTTCTGTAGCCAGAACTGACAAAGTATTGGTTATGGTCATGGGGAAGGCAAGTATCCATGGAGGAGTGCTCAACAAGCAAGCATATGTGATGGCTGACTACCTGAGGAGGTCTGGATACTGA